In Monomorium pharaonis isolate MP-MQ-018 chromosome 3, ASM1337386v2, whole genome shotgun sequence, a genomic segment contains:
- the LOC105835036 gene encoding odorant receptor 4 isoform X2, with the protein MYWNSYYNIVVKIVKYLDILTIWFCLCFQVFLSIVNMMAEDWMAFKSNVEKSVMIKQAQTARLIVTIGYLFCAIAVISVIIFPYFGIQVIHITNLTEQEKPLPLETYHFYNTNKSPQFELTYFIHAVTVFIATIIYISVDIILLLIILHICGQLENFRCRLVSLVSCKNFNKALNDIVTSHLRLIRFTDKIENMYCAMMLIMVLYFGIVFCLTGFLFTILLIDREINKATIAQVYYSIIFFIMILANIFLYCFAGELIKEQCNGVYRAICDLEWYKLKSRKARNITLLMLRVKHPLQITAGKIIPLTFGTFCSILKTSSGYISFLLTKHG; encoded by the exons ATGTATTGgaattcttattataatatagttgtaaaaatagttaaatatttagatattttaacaatatggTTTTGTTTATGTTTCCAAGTTTTTTTGTCGATTGTGAATATGATGGCGGAAGATTGGATGGCATTTAAGTCGAATGTAGAAAAAAGTGTTATGATAAAACAAGCACAAACTGCTCGATTGATCGTAACCATTGGATACCTTTTCTGTGCAATTGCGGTGATCAGCGTAATcatttttccttattttgGCATACAAGTAATACATATAACGAATTTGACAGAGCAAGAGAAGCCGTTACCGTTGGAGACGTATCATTtctataatacaaataaaagtcCGCAGTTTGAattgacatattttattcatgCAGTAACAGTCTTTATTGcaactattatttatatatctgtagatattattttattattaataattcttcaCATCTGTGGTCAGTTAGAGAATTTTAGATGTCGATTAGTTAGTTTGGTATCgtgtaaaaatttcaacaaagcTTTAAATGACATCGTAACATCACATTTACGTCTTATCAG atttactgacaaaattgaaaatatgtattgtGCAATGATGTTAATAATGGTACTCTACTTTGGCATTGTATTTTGTCTAACcggttttttatttaccatt TTACTTATTgatagagaaataaataaggcTACTATTGCACAAGTATATTActcaataatcttttttattatgatattgGCTAATATTTTCCTCTACTGTTTTGCGGGAGAACTTATAAAGGAGCAA tgcAATGGAGTATATCGTGCTATTTGTGATCTTGAGTGGTACAAATTAAAATCCAGGAAGGCGagaaatattactttactAATGTTACGAGTTAAACATCCTTTACAAATCACTGCGGGAAAGATTATTCCGCTAACATTTGGTACATTTTGCAGT atattaaagaCATCATCTGGTTACATAtcgtttttattaacaaaacatggttaa
- the LOC105835036 gene encoding odorant receptor 43a isoform X1 — protein MYWNSYYNIVVKIVKYLDILTIWFCLCFQVFLSIVNMMAEDWMAFKSNVEKSVMIKQAQTARLIVTIGYLFCAIAVISVIIFPYFGIQVIHITNLTEQEKPLPLETYHFYNTNKSPQFELTYFIHAVTVFIATIIYISVDIILLLIILHICGQLENFRCRLVSLVSCKNFNKALNDIVTSHLRLIRFTDKIENMYCAMMLIMVLYFGIVFCLTGFLFTILLIDREINKATIAQVYYSIIFFIMILANIFLYCFAGELIKEQCNGVYRAICDLEWYKLKSRKARNITLLMLRVKHPLQITAGKIIPLTFGTFCSVRLLESLYFNFVFYVEYLKSIFM, from the exons ATGTATTGgaattcttattataatatagttgtaaaaatagttaaatatttagatattttaacaatatggTTTTGTTTATGTTTCCAAGTTTTTTTGTCGATTGTGAATATGATGGCGGAAGATTGGATGGCATTTAAGTCGAATGTAGAAAAAAGTGTTATGATAAAACAAGCACAAACTGCTCGATTGATCGTAACCATTGGATACCTTTTCTGTGCAATTGCGGTGATCAGCGTAATcatttttccttattttgGCATACAAGTAATACATATAACGAATTTGACAGAGCAAGAGAAGCCGTTACCGTTGGAGACGTATCATTtctataatacaaataaaagtcCGCAGTTTGAattgacatattttattcatgCAGTAACAGTCTTTATTGcaactattatttatatatctgtagatattattttattattaataattcttcaCATCTGTGGTCAGTTAGAGAATTTTAGATGTCGATTAGTTAGTTTGGTATCgtgtaaaaatttcaacaaagcTTTAAATGACATCGTAACATCACATTTACGTCTTATCAG atttactgacaaaattgaaaatatgtattgtGCAATGATGTTAATAATGGTACTCTACTTTGGCATTGTATTTTGTCTAACcggttttttatttaccatt TTACTTATTgatagagaaataaataaggcTACTATTGCACAAGTATATTActcaataatcttttttattatgatattgGCTAATATTTTCCTCTACTGTTTTGCGGGAGAACTTATAAAGGAGCAA tgcAATGGAGTATATCGTGCTATTTGTGATCTTGAGTGGTACAAATTAAAATCCAGGAAGGCGagaaatattactttactAATGTTACGAGTTAAACATCCTTTACAAATCACTGCGGGAAAGATTATTCCGCTAACATTTGGTACATTTTGCAGTGTAAGATTATTagaatctttatattttaattttgttttttatgtagaatatttgaaatctatttttatgtaa